One window of the Actinomycetota bacterium genome contains the following:
- a CDS encoding DMT family transporter: MIDTTPMAGIHLEKRRTSGLLDFTRRSWQFISLVSGSNRTSSGFLAYAVLAAACFGTLAILASLAYERGATPLQLLTWRFALAALLLASYMAITRPGKLVAPVGDIGRYAVISLAGYGAASICFFFALTHADVAVVAIILYTYPAMVVIAERLFFKVPLTNGRAWAVGLTFAGCVFVVGPASGQMEASAVGVLLAFGAAAGYALFTLVSHRWLPGRPRTTLMVHLFAFTAILCGVAAWITSTPLTAKEWDTVTWALLGAIVLLPTFAAILLYLKALRGLGASRAAIVSTFEPVFTVALAALVLGERLTLTQLLGAMLILGGIVVAEKFPPEPAIV; this comes from the coding sequence ATGATCGACACAACGCCTATGGCAGGAATCCATCTTGAGAAACGCCGCACCAGCGGCCTCCTTGACTTCACTCGTCGCTCATGGCAGTTTATCAGCCTTGTGAGCGGTTCGAATCGGACATCATCTGGGTTTCTGGCGTACGCCGTTTTGGCGGCGGCATGTTTTGGGACACTCGCCATCCTGGCGAGTCTGGCCTACGAACGCGGAGCAACGCCTTTACAGTTGCTCACTTGGCGATTCGCTCTGGCAGCACTGTTGCTGGCATCGTACATGGCAATCACACGGCCCGGCAAGCTTGTGGCCCCTGTCGGCGACATCGGCCGCTACGCTGTCATCTCGCTCGCAGGATATGGGGCTGCCTCGATCTGCTTCTTCTTCGCGCTGACCCATGCTGATGTCGCCGTGGTGGCGATCATTCTCTACACCTACCCCGCAATGGTGGTAATCGCCGAAAGGCTGTTCTTCAAGGTTCCTTTGACCAACGGCAGGGCCTGGGCCGTGGGCCTTACCTTTGCCGGGTGCGTCTTCGTTGTCGGTCCAGCTTCGGGACAGATGGAGGCCTCGGCAGTCGGGGTGCTTCTCGCTTTTGGCGCGGCCGCTGGGTATGCCCTGTTCACGCTCGTGAGCCACCGCTGGCTGCCCGGTCGCCCTCGCACAACGCTGATGGTGCATCTATTCGCGTTCACTGCAATACTTTGTGGGGTGGCGGCGTGGATTACCTCTACTCCACTCACGGCCAAGGAGTGGGACACGGTGACGTGGGCATTGCTCGGGGCCATAGTCCTGTTACCGACATTCGCTGCGATACTTCTCTATCTCAAAGCGCTGCGAGGGCTGGGAGCATCGAGAGCCGCTATCGTCTCCACCTTCGAGCCCGTGTTCACGGTCGCCTTGGCAGCGCTGGTCCTCGGAGAGCGTCTTACCCTGACTCAGCTGCTGGGCGCTATGCTGATCCTAGGCGGTATCGTAGTCGCCGAGAAGTTCCCACCAGAGCCAGCCATCGTGTGA
- a CDS encoding methyl-accepting chemotaxis protein: MADLRMSRTGRRLVVTMLLAGVGIGVAFPLAASFFVDPVSPAMNIAFWILCVAAGLLLGLFCIFVALKTSRALFVDVLNEAQKNTSFAVQVSGSVDDMQEEVKKLLQRADSVINQAISINAELRALTSQVLAATEQQASGAAEQAAAVTQTSATVEELAQTSKQIADNSASVATTAERTLATVEEGMRSVIDTSDGIEQIRASTQHASDRILVLGERSQEIGRVLVIIDDVAEQTKILALNAAIEAARAGEAGKGFAVVAEEIRKLADSVTDSTQEIGRVVREIQTSSSQLIMSTERTAQKVEEGKQLAQLTADSLDRIVRQVENTTDAAKQISIATQQQRTASDQVVLSMREVAQVSQQSAESSRQISSAIVDLNRVADSLLLK; encoded by the coding sequence TTGGCTGACTTGAGAATGTCGAGGACGGGCCGTCGGCTTGTGGTGACCATGCTGCTGGCAGGTGTGGGCATCGGTGTAGCCTTCCCTCTCGCAGCTTCATTCTTCGTTGATCCCGTGAGTCCTGCAATGAACATCGCGTTCTGGATACTATGCGTCGCAGCCGGGCTTCTGCTTGGGTTGTTCTGCATCTTTGTGGCACTGAAGACAAGTCGTGCGCTTTTCGTCGATGTTCTCAATGAGGCCCAAAAGAACACCTCGTTTGCTGTCCAAGTCTCTGGCAGCGTTGATGACATGCAGGAGGAAGTCAAGAAGCTACTTCAACGCGCAGACAGCGTCATCAACCAAGCTATCTCCATCAATGCTGAGCTCCGCGCCTTGACGAGCCAGGTCCTCGCAGCCACGGAGCAACAAGCATCCGGGGCCGCCGAGCAGGCCGCCGCGGTGACCCAGACATCGGCGACGGTTGAAGAGCTCGCGCAGACGTCCAAGCAGATCGCTGACAACTCGGCCTCGGTGGCCACAACTGCCGAAAGGACGCTTGCCACTGTCGAAGAAGGCATGCGTTCAGTCATCGACACTTCTGACGGCATCGAACAGATACGGGCCAGTACCCAACATGCTTCCGATAGGATCCTGGTGCTGGGCGAACGCAGTCAAGAGATTGGGCGAGTGTTGGTCATCATCGATGACGTCGCCGAACAGACCAAGATATTGGCGCTCAATGCCGCAATCGAGGCGGCAAGGGCCGGAGAGGCGGGCAAAGGGTTCGCGGTAGTGGCCGAGGAGATCAGAAAGCTGGCCGACTCTGTCACCGACTCGACCCAGGAAATCGGGCGCGTCGTTCGAGAGATCCAGACCTCGTCGTCACAGTTGATCATGTCTACCGAACGCACAGCCCAGAAGGTGGAGGAAGGCAAACAACTCGCGCAGCTGACAGCGGACTCACTGGATCGCATTGTCCGCCAGGTTGAGAATACTACTGATGCAGCCAAGCAGATATCGATCGCAACGCAGCAGCAGCGGACGGCCTCAGATCAGGTTGTCCTTTCGATGCGAGAGGTCGCACAAGTCAGTCAGCAGTCGGCGGAAAGTTCGCGGCAGATCTCCTCGGCGATTGTGGATCTGAATCGAGTTGCCGACTCGCTCTTGCTCAAGTAG
- a CDS encoding VanZ family protein, with protein sequence MPPNDFNSLAHFVVYALLAVAIHFALSRDHDAQTVWVFAILLASAYGVVDEVHQSFVPGRTPDVVDWGWDTLGAAVGASVARSVSGKRLHQPKGHTPTIRGG encoded by the coding sequence ATGCCGCCAAACGATTTCAACTCGCTGGCCCACTTCGTCGTGTACGCGCTCCTTGCTGTGGCGATTCACTTTGCGCTCAGCCGCGACCACGACGCTCAAACAGTGTGGGTCTTTGCGATCTTGCTCGCATCGGCTTACGGAGTCGTTGACGAAGTCCATCAGTCCTTTGTGCCAGGCAGAACGCCAGACGTCGTGGACTGGGGATGGGACACGCTAGGAGCGGCTGTCGGAGCTTCGGTAGCTCGCAGCGTCAGTGGCAAGCGCCTTCATCAGCCGAAGGGGCACACCCCGACGATCAGAGGCGGCTAA
- a CDS encoding sigma-70 family RNA polymerase sigma factor — translation MRRLFEERHIDRLVKKAVRGDAEAFGAIFDIYADRVYGYIRVRVRTEHDAEDIAGTVFLKAFEAVAGYRQTGAPFSAWLFRIAHNAIVDHHRRNAKAPEPVEDIESYTEQDPIVVDEVVLAQVDAEMMKESISRLTSEQAAVIVARFIWDMDVRSTAKVLDRTENAVKALQHRAMKRLARIIEEQNDEN, via the coding sequence TTGAGACGGCTGTTCGAGGAAAGGCACATTGACAGGCTTGTGAAGAAAGCCGTCAGAGGAGATGCCGAGGCTTTCGGAGCGATCTTCGACATCTACGCCGATCGCGTCTACGGATACATTCGAGTCCGTGTGCGCACGGAGCATGATGCCGAGGACATCGCCGGGACGGTCTTCCTGAAGGCATTTGAAGCAGTCGCAGGATATCGGCAGACGGGAGCGCCCTTCTCGGCATGGTTGTTTCGGATCGCGCACAATGCGATCGTCGACCATCACAGGCGAAACGCGAAGGCTCCCGAACCGGTCGAGGATATTGAGAGCTACACGGAGCAAGACCCGATTGTGGTGGACGAAGTAGTGTTAGCGCAGGTAGACGCGGAGATGATGAAGGAGAGCATATCCAGACTGACCAGCGAGCAGGCAGCCGTGATCGTAGCCCGATTCATCTGGGATATGGATGTGAGATCCACCGCAAAGGTTCTGGACCGCACGGAAAACGCAGTGAAGGCGTTGCAGCATCGAGCCATGAAGAGGCTGGCTCGAATAATAGAAGAGCAGAACGATGAGAACTGA
- a CDS encoding transglycosylase domain-containing protein, with protein MVVSGRVAALLKISASVFALCAVVFIAAGFYIFYLSTTLPDFEEGPLMFEAAQTSMVYASDGSLIAQWHAGEDRTIVPMSAIAKTLQDAVVVTQDPGFFEHRGFDLDVILASAGIGGGRVDGAGSTITQQMVKMMFPDEERTLIRKVQETLLAHELSTRVEKERLLEGYLNTVYFGHGAYGIEAAAGRFFGVRASELTLHQSAMLAALIDSPGARSPINQPEVALRERNEVLEIMEQQGLISEVVRSEVASLDLGLAARKDAPDVAPYFVEHVKQMLIEELGSDPVFTGGLRVYTTLRPDLQREAEKAAARFLGRVGDPEYAIVAIESKTGEIVTMVGGRDFATNQFNLASQGRRQPGSAFKTFVLAEAIERGVRPDQVFDATPYTVRVTDGIWTVNNYENESTAPRVTLQAATDWSVNAVYARLIMNMGAESVVDMARRAGITSPLDANPAIALGGMEIGVSPLEMTSAYGTFANGGYRVAPVAITRVTDSEGNVVWEPTRVSERTIEERVARQVSAMLVGTVESGTGAAARIPGLSVAGKTGTTQSYRDAWFVGFTGNIVTGVWVGHREGQVDMTNVRGIQVSGGSFPTQIWGAFMTRTQALLRQSAPPPPAPQAPASETATPTPAESFVEVTICPESARIAGPTCPSPEKIYLDARVVPQAVCNLH; from the coding sequence GTGGTTGTCTCGGGCCGCGTGGCGGCTTTGCTCAAGATTTCTGCCTCCGTCTTCGCGTTGTGCGCGGTGGTGTTCATCGCCGCGGGCTTCTACATATTCTATCTGTCGACCACACTTCCGGATTTTGAAGAAGGCCCCCTCATGTTCGAGGCAGCCCAGACTTCGATGGTGTATGCATCTGACGGCTCTCTGATCGCCCAATGGCATGCTGGCGAGGATCGCACCATCGTGCCGATGAGCGCGATAGCAAAGACCCTTCAGGATGCGGTCGTAGTTACCCAGGACCCGGGGTTCTTCGAACATCGTGGCTTCGACCTCGATGTGATTTTGGCCTCTGCCGGCATCGGCGGTGGCCGCGTTGATGGGGCTGGGAGCACAATAACCCAGCAGATGGTCAAGATGATGTTCCCTGACGAAGAACGTACCCTTATCCGAAAGGTCCAGGAGACTCTACTGGCCCACGAGCTTAGCACCCGTGTCGAGAAGGAGCGCTTGCTGGAGGGGTATCTCAACACAGTGTACTTCGGCCACGGTGCCTACGGCATCGAGGCGGCAGCTGGTCGATTCTTCGGAGTGAGGGCATCCGAACTCACGTTGCATCAGTCTGCGATGCTCGCAGCTCTCATCGATTCACCCGGCGCCCGATCCCCAATAAATCAGCCTGAAGTTGCCCTGCGTGAACGCAACGAGGTACTGGAGATCATGGAGCAGCAAGGGCTCATCTCCGAAGTCGTAAGGAGCGAAGTCGCCTCACTCGACCTGGGATTGGCGGCCCGCAAAGATGCCCCTGACGTGGCTCCGTACTTTGTGGAACACGTCAAGCAGATGCTAATCGAGGAGTTGGGTAGCGACCCCGTCTTTACTGGCGGCCTGCGGGTATACACTACGCTTCGCCCCGATCTTCAGAGAGAAGCCGAGAAGGCTGCCGCGAGGTTCTTGGGGAGAGTCGGCGACCCGGAGTATGCGATCGTTGCGATCGAAAGTAAGACCGGCGAGATAGTCACCATGGTCGGCGGTCGGGACTTCGCGACCAACCAGTTCAACCTCGCTTCTCAGGGGCGTCGTCAGCCCGGTTCCGCATTCAAGACCTTTGTGTTGGCGGAGGCGATCGAGAGGGGAGTGCGGCCCGATCAGGTTTTCGATGCCACGCCCTACACGGTGCGAGTCACAGACGGGATATGGACCGTCAACAACTACGAGAACGAGAGTACCGCTCCGAGGGTGACTCTTCAGGCCGCCACTGACTGGTCAGTCAACGCCGTCTACGCCCGATTGATCATGAATATGGGAGCGGAGTCAGTTGTCGATATGGCCAGGCGGGCGGGAATCACCAGCCCCCTCGATGCGAACCCGGCTATCGCGCTGGGAGGGATGGAAATCGGCGTCTCGCCTCTTGAGATGACATCAGCGTATGGTACTTTCGCGAACGGTGGCTATCGGGTAGCTCCCGTTGCGATTACCCGAGTCACCGATTCGGAAGGCAATGTCGTCTGGGAGCCGACCAGGGTTAGCGAAAGGACTATCGAGGAGCGGGTCGCCCGTCAGGTCTCGGCGATGCTCGTGGGGACCGTCGAGTCTGGAACAGGCGCGGCAGCACGCATACCTGGACTCTCGGTTGCCGGGAAGACCGGAACGACGCAATCATATCGGGATGCGTGGTTTGTTGGATTCACGGGCAACATCGTGACGGGAGTATGGGTCGGCCACCGAGAGGGACAAGTGGATATGACCAATGTCCGAGGAATACAAGTAAGTGGGGGTAGTTTCCCAACACAGATATGGGGTGCGTTCATGACTCGGACACAAGCGCTACTCAGACAATCCGCGCCGCCACCACCCGCCCCTCAAGCACCCGCTAGCGAGACAGCAACTCCAACGCCAGCGGAAAGCTTTGTCGAGGTCACTATCTGTCCCGAGTCGGCGCGAATCGCCGGCCCCACTTGTCCTTCGCCCGAGAAGATATATCTCGATGCGAGGGTTGTTCCTCAGGCGGTGTGTAATCTCCACTAA
- a CDS encoding RidA family protein yields the protein MAANRVFDRLLEAGIEVPPPPAPVGRYVPAIRVGSLIYTSGQLPVRDGVLVAKGAVGVALSIEDAVECARLCAINCLVAASTVCDLDKQVHPVKLVGYVASTPDFTQHPAVIDGASEVLGIAFGQAGLHAREAVGVASLPLGAPVEVSLILAVE from the coding sequence GTGGCTGCCAATAGAGTATTCGATAGACTGCTTGAGGCTGGCATAGAGGTTCCCCCACCTCCGGCCCCGGTGGGACGATACGTTCCAGCGATCAGAGTCGGCTCGCTCATATACACATCAGGGCAACTCCCGGTCAGGGACGGAGTCTTGGTGGCGAAGGGGGCAGTAGGTGTCGCGCTATCAATCGAAGATGCTGTTGAGTGCGCGAGGTTGTGCGCGATCAACTGTTTGGTTGCGGCATCGACAGTCTGCGACCTTGATAAGCAGGTTCATCCGGTGAAGTTGGTCGGCTATGTTGCGTCAACCCCCGATTTCACACAGCATCCCGCGGTGATCGATGGTGCCAGCGAGGTGCTCGGCATCGCTTTTGGGCAGGCGGGCTTGCACGCACGCGAGGCGGTGGGGGTCGCAAGTCTCCCCTTGGGTGCCCCGGTGGAGGTTTCTCTTATCCTCGCAGTTGAATAG
- a CDS encoding DUF1462 family protein gives MIAHELNRRFGDSVTVTYLDASSSDVRAEHSEIIASIEAKGLLYPVTLIDGAPRFEGSVSYPSIMRIVTEKVADLGH, from the coding sequence ATGATCGCGCATGAGCTGAATCGTCGATTCGGCGACTCGGTCACGGTCACATACCTGGACGCATCGAGCAGCGATGTTCGAGCGGAGCACTCGGAGATCATCGCGTCCATCGAGGCCAAGGGCCTCCTTTATCCCGTGACGCTGATCGATGGGGCCCCCAGATTCGAAGGCAGCGTCTCGTATCCATCGATCATGAGGATCGTCACCGAGAAAGTCGCCGACTTGGGGCATTGA
- a CDS encoding DnaJ domain-containing protein has translation MSHYKTLQVDRDAEPEVIEKAYKALCMKYHPDRSTPTSSRSGDDATIKMQRINAAYAVLKDSKKRAVYDRGLEYPAGASAWDHFLEKGLVGMLWDKMERDRD, from the coding sequence GTGAGTCACTACAAGACCTTGCAGGTGGATCGAGATGCCGAACCAGAAGTCATTGAGAAGGCTTACAAGGCGCTATGCATGAAGTACCATCCTGATCGCAGCACCCCGACGTCCTCGCGCAGTGGCGATGATGCGACCATCAAGATGCAGCGCATCAACGCCGCATATGCCGTGCTCAAGGACTCGAAGAAGCGAGCGGTCTACGACAGAGGATTGGAATATCCCGCGGGAGCCAGCGCATGGGATCATTTTCTAGAGAAAGGTCTTGTCGGCATGTTGTGGGACAAGATGGAGCGAGACAGGGATTGA